Below is a window of Pseudodesulfovibrio sp. 5S69 DNA.
CCGCGCTCCAACGAGTTCATCGGCGTGGGCCGCGCCCCGTGGGAGAAGTGGTTCGCGTCCGGCACGCCCCTGTGCCTGGGCACGGATTCTCTGGCCTCGAACACCGACCTCGACCTGTGGAACGAGGCCCTGTACCTCAAGGAAAATTTCAACGGCGGGCTGTCCCTTGACGACGTGCTCGCCATGGTGACCCGCAACCCGGCGCGAATCCTGGGCGCGGGCAACACCCTCGGCACGCTGGAACCGGGCAAGGTCGCGGCCTTCGCCATGGTCCCGGAGACACTGCAAGCGTTATTCTAGGATGCCGGAGGCAAGAAACGACATGAAATGGTTACACAAGGATCTCCTGGACGTGTCCCAGCTCTCCAAACCGGAGGTCATGGCGATCTTCGAGACGGCGGGGCGGTTCCAGGAACTGCAGGAGAGGCCGGTCAAGAAGGTGCCCACCCTCAAGGGCCGCAGCGTGGTGCTCTTCTTCGCAGAACCGAGCACGCGCACCAAGACGAGTTTCGACGTGGCCGGAAAGCGGCTGTCCGCCGACACCTTCTCCCTGGCCAAGAGCTCATCCAGCCTGACCAAGGGCGAGTCCCTCAAGGACACCGCCCTGACCCTCCAGGCCATGGCCCCGGACGCCATCGTCATCCGGCACTGGTGCTCGGGCGCGGCCCGGTTCATGGCCGACCGGCTGGATTGCTCGGTCATCAACGCGGGCGACGGCCGACACGCGCACCCCACCCAGGCCCTGCTCGACTCCTTCACCCTCCACCAGGAGTGGGGCGACGTGGCGGGCAAGACAATCCTCATCCTCGGCGACATCGCCCACAGCCGCGTGGCCCGGTCCAACGTCATCCTGCTGACCCGGCTCGGGGCCAAGGTTCGCCTGTGCGGCCCGCGCACCCTGCTGCCCCCGGCGCTGAAAACCTGGCCGGTCAAGGTCTTCTCCGACCTGAACGAGGCGGTCAAGGGCGTGGACGCGGTCATGTGCCTGCGCCTGCAACTCGAACGCCAGAAGGACGGACTGCTGCCCGACCTGCGCGAATACTCCCGGACCTTCGGCCTGGGCGCGCGGCACCTGGAACGGGCCAACCCGGACGTGCGCATCCTGCACCCCGGCCCGCTCAACCGGGGCGTGGAAATCAGCTCGGAACTGGCCGACTCGGCGGGCTCCCTCATCCTCGACCAGGTCGCCAGCGGCGTGGTCGTGCGCATGGCTTTGTTGTTCCTGTACATGACCAGGAAGGGCGAAGAATAGGGGATGCCGCCTGCGGCGGCGATAGTCGGGTGACTTCGCCTCCGGCGGGCAAAGGGCGAGCCCTTTGCAATCCCATTGTCGCCTTCGGCGAAGTTGTTCATTCAGGGAAAGGC
It encodes the following:
- a CDS encoding aspartate carbamoyltransferase catalytic subunit, with translation MKWLHKDLLDVSQLSKPEVMAIFETAGRFQELQERPVKKVPTLKGRSVVLFFAEPSTRTKTSFDVAGKRLSADTFSLAKSSSSLTKGESLKDTALTLQAMAPDAIVIRHWCSGAARFMADRLDCSVINAGDGRHAHPTQALLDSFTLHQEWGDVAGKTILILGDIAHSRVARSNVILLTRLGAKVRLCGPRTLLPPALKTWPVKVFSDLNEAVKGVDAVMCLRLQLERQKDGLLPDLREYSRTFGLGARHLERANPDVRILHPGPLNRGVEISSELADSAGSLILDQVASGVVVRMALLFLYMTRKGEE